The following proteins are co-located in the Macadamia integrifolia cultivar HAES 741 chromosome 3, SCU_Mint_v3, whole genome shotgun sequence genome:
- the LOC122073472 gene encoding FK506-binding protein 4-like, whose protein sequence is MGGCATKPKVLKGDDDIAPEQAPAPAPEPEPETAPKEEGSEGKEVVNLEEAKDTTNTHEEGDKIQEGSGSEEKVEEDEGNNKPRSLSNLFKESEQEKESSGNGDKTIQTTLPSEPEKYEGNPNTEASTTTTTTTTTTTTPPTAEFESSPVVATAFEEKPVTTVADLQKGKTEESEPEKDSSRIDETTQTESLPLESVKHEENPKIKTTTTALTADDEVEYSTPPAVELESTRDVDVDVAAAVATSEEKPVTTVGEVQTGNTENDQKEKRKEEESVAAAKDIGVIEKATKDDKIQ, encoded by the exons ATGGGGGGCTGTGCGACTAAGCCTAAGGTCTTGAAGGGAGACGATGATATCGCACCTGAACAGGCACCGGCACCGGCACCGGAACCAGAACCGGAAACTGCACCCAAGGAGGAGGGTTCTGAAGGGAAGGAGGTTGTCAATTTGGAAGAAGCAAAGGACACCACCAACACCCATGAAGAAGGTGACAAGATCCAAGAAGGGTCAGGGTCTGAAGAAAAGGTTGAGGAAGACGAGGGTAACAACAAGCCACGCTCTCTGAGTAACTTGTTCAAGGAG AGTGAACAAGAGAAAGAATCATCAGGAAATGGTGATAAAACAATCCAAACAACCCTTCCTTCTGAGCCAGAGAAATATGAAGGAAATCCCAATACTGAGGCatcaaccacaaccacaaccaccaccaccaccactaccactcCTCCCACGGCTGAATTCGAATCCTCCCCAGTGGTTGCCACCGCTTTTGAAGAAAAACCAGTCACCACCGTAGCCGaccttcaaaaaggaaaaactgaAGAG AGTGAACCAGAGAAAGACTCATCAAGAATTGATGAAACAACCCAAACAGAATCACTTCCATTGGAGTCGGTGAAACATGAAGAAAATCCCAAGATCAAGACCACCACCACAGCTCTTACtgcagatgatgaagttgaataTTCCACTCCTCCTGCGGTTGAGTTGGAATCCACCCGAGACGTCGACGTCGACGTCGCCGCCGCCGTTGCTACTTCTGAAGAAAAACCAGTCACCACCGTAGGTGAAGTTCAGACGGGAAACACTGAGAATgatcaaaaggaaaagagaaaggaagaggagagCGTAGCTGCTGCCAAGGATATTGGAGTAATAGAGAAGGCAACAAAAGATgataaaatacaataa
- the LOC122072587 gene encoding WAT1-related protein At1g43650-like, whose amino-acid sequence MKHFLGHVMFTASHKPYLAMLSIQFVYAGMALFSKASIDQGMNPYIFVVYRQAFASLALAPFAFFLERKKAPPLSFILLFKIFLVSLCGLTLSLNLYYAALNYTTATFAAATTNLIPAITFIMAVLMRIESISVEHIYGVAKVLGTVTCVSGALIVALYKGPSIKFMSWYHSVHTEVSHSSVVNSSPKMEWVKGALIMLSANTAWSLWLVLQGPIMKIYPAKLRLTNLQCAFSCIQSAILAVVLNRKNPSSWKLSWDVQLLSVAYCGIIVTGITYWLQVWSIEKKGPVFTALFTPLALLITAIFSAFMWKETMHWGSVGGAILIVVGLYSVLWGKKKEKEVETSVTNEPRRRNEDKEEIRLECITHQ is encoded by the exons ATGAAGCATTTTCTTGGACATGTTATGTTCACAGCAAGCCATAAGCCTTACCTTGCAATGCTCTCTATACAATTTGTGTATGCCGGTATGGCCTTGTTCTCAAAGGCATCTATTGACCAAGGAATGAACCCTTATATTTTTGTGGTTTATAGGCAAGCATTTGCTTCACTTGCCCTGGCTCCATTTGCTTTCTTCCTCGAAAG GAAGAAGGCTCCTCCACTATCATTTATTCTACTGTTCAAGATCTTCTTGGTTAGTTTATGTGG GCTTACACTGAGTCTCAATCTATACTATGCTGCACTCAACTACACCACTGCAACATTTGCTGCAGCAACTACCAACTTGATTCCTGCCATAACCTTTATTATGGCTGTCTTAATGAG GATCGAAAGCATATCTGTAGAGCATATATATGGGGTGGCCAAGGTGTTGGGAACTGTGACGTGTGTTTCTGGGGCTTTAATAGTGGCATTGTATAAGGGTCCTTCTATTAAGTTTATGAGTTGGTATCACTCAGTTCACACAGAAGTTTCACATTCATCTGTAGTCAACAGTAGTCCCAAGATGGAGTGGGTGAAAGGTGCTCTTATCATGCTTTCTGCTAACACAGCCTGGTCATTGTGGCTTGTTTTGCAG GGCCCCATTATGAAGATATATCCAGCTAAGCTACGTCTTACGAATCTGCAATGCGCCTTTAGTTGTATTCAATCAGCTATCCTGGCCGTAGTTCTCAACAGAAAAAATCCATCTTCATGGAAGCTTAGCTGGGATGTTCAACTTCTTTCAGTGGCATATTGT GGTATTATTGTCACTGGGATTACGTACTGGTTACAAGTTTGGTCCATAGAGAAGAAAGGACCTGTTTTCACGGCCCTGTTTACTCCACTTGCACTGCTTATAACAGCTATCTTCTCGGCATTCATGTGGAAAGAGACAATGCACTGGGGAAG TGTTGGTGGGGCTATATTGATAGTGGTGGGACTGTATAGCGTTTTGtgggggaagaagaaagagaaagaagttgaaaCAAGTGTAACAAATGAACCAAGAAGACGAAATGAAGACAAAGAAGAGATCAGACTGGAGTGCATCACACATCAGTGA
- the LOC122074002 gene encoding trihelix transcription factor DF1-like isoform X2, with translation MASWSSDWFFHSVLTSFSICRKLAELGYHRSAKKCKEKFENVFKYHKRTKEGRAARPDGKSYRFFDQLQALDHHHPSLLPPLSPPKPVLQSQSQSPAAPPPMPISATPSAAVPPPPMPITATPTAVAPPPMPPPNVVSREIVPASTPTTTTTVTTTTTTKTADPVPNSSSPLTSSSSSEDESGGSRSRSRKRKKLTDFFEKLMNEVIEKQEMLQKKFLEAIEKRERERVAREEAWKVQEMARMNREHEMIMQERSIAAAKDAAVIAFLQKISEQASTVQSSELLLQLHESQKPNPSPNPVPTPIPIPTPTPTPTPTPTPIPSQQAVQPPSSQAQPSPEKMMVAISRPPPDNAADSFAATTSGGGGGGGGASSSRWPKPEVQALIKLRTSMDVKYQENGPKGPLWEEISASMRKLGYNRNAKRCKEKWENINKYFKKVKESNKKRPEESKTCPYFHQLDALYKEKSQMQLQQQKMDSSSSNNPLGMGIGIGMVPYGVKPENMVMPLRQEPLRPHSDVESENNMDMELEPNQEQEDGDDEDDDDDEDGDFEIVANNSSSMAIVE, from the exons ATGGCCTCTTGGAGTTCAGATTGGTTCTTTCATTCAGTTCTAACCTCTTTTTCAATTTGTAG GAAACTTGCAGAGCTGGGTTATCATCGAAGTGCTAAGAAGTGCAAGGAGAAGTTCGAGAACGTGTTCAAGTACCACAAACGCACCAAAGAAGGAAGAGCTGCTAGACCAGACGGTAAAAGCTACCGTTTCTTCGATCAGCTCCAAGCTCTCGACCACCATCACCCTTCCTTACTCCCTCCTCTCTCGCCACCAAAACCAGTGCTCcaatctcaatctcaatctcCGGCGGCACCGCCGCCAATGCCGATCTCGGCCACTCCTTCAGCAGCAGTTCCTCCACCACCAATGCCGATCACAGCCACTCCAACAGCAGTAGCACCACCACCAATGCCACCACCAAATGTGGTGTCTCGAGAGATCGTCCCAGCTTCAACTCCTACAACTACTACAACCGTTACCACTACTACAACTACTAAAACGGCAGATCCTGTGCCCAATTCATCATCTCCACTGACTTCCTCGTCCTCCTCCGAGGATGAATCAGGTGGGAGCCGCTCGCGGAGTAGGAAACGGAAGAAGCTGACGGATTTCTTTGAGAAACTAATGAACGAGGTAATCGAGAAGCAAGAGATGCTACAGAAGAAGTTCTTGGAGGCCATAGAGAAACGAGAACGCGAGAGGGTAGCTAGAGAAGAAGCCTGGAAGGTTCAGGAAATGGCAAGGATGAACCGAGAGCACGAAATGATAATGCAAGAACGTTCCATCGCCGCCGCCAAGGACGCAGCAGTGATCGCATTCTTGCAGAAGATATCGGAACAGGCGAGCACGGTACAGTCCTCGGAGCTGCTATTGCAATTACATGAAAGCCAAAAACCAAACCCAAGCCCAAATCCAGTTCCAactccaattccaattccaactccaactccaactccaactccaactccaactccaattCCATCACAGCAGGCAGTGCAACCGCCGTCAAGCCAAGCACAACCATCGCCGGAGAAGATGATGGTGGCGATCTCAAGGCCGCCACCGGATAATGCTGCCGACAGCTTTGCTGCAACCacgagtggtggtggtggcggtggcggcGGCGCCTCGTCATCTCGATGGCCGAAACCGGAGGTTCAGGCATTGATTAAGCTGAGGACTAGTATGGATGTGAAGTACCAGGAAAATGGGCCCAAAGGACCACTATGGGAGGAGATCTCAGCTTCCATGAGAAAGCTTGGATACAACAGGAACGCCAAGAGATGCAAAGAGAAGTGGGAGAACATCAACAAGTACTTCAAGAAGGTGAAAGAGAGCAACAAGAAGAGACCAGAGGAGTCCAAGACCTGCCCCTATTTCCACCAGCTCGATGCACTCTACAAGGAGAAGAGTCAGATGCAGCTCCAGCAGCAGAAGATGGAcagtagcagcagcaacaaccCATTGGGTATGGGTATAGGTATAGGTATGGTTCCTTACGGAGTGAAGCCGGAGAACATGGTAATGCCGCTCAGGCAAGAACCTCTGCGACCACATTCAGATGTGGAGAGTGAGAACAACATGGATATGGAGCTGGAGCCCAACCAAGAACAAGAAGACGGAGACGAtgaagatgatgacgatgatgaagaCGGAGATTTCGAGATTGTGGCCAACAATTCTTCATCGATGGCCATCGTCGAGTGA
- the LOC122074949 gene encoding WAT1-related protein At1g68170-like isoform X1: protein MARDLCNFLHGLKPAMVMVLTQIIFAGVNVFYKLATRDGMDLRILVAYRYIFATIFFAPLAFVVERNSRPKLTWMVTFQAFLCGLFGGALAQNLYLSSLMLTSVTFAAAMTNLVPAITYIMAVALGLERLGIQTLAGKTKMVGTIIGIGGAMVLTFYKGAEINIWSTNIDLTHGFGSGAFTSASHTELRSHILGSLLALCCCFSYAVWLIVQTKMIKRYPCYLSCSALMCMMGSIQGVIYALCIDRKWEEWKLGWNIRLWTVAYAGIMASGLMFTLTTWGVKARGPLFVSVFNPLGLVLVAIVDSLLLNEKLHVGSVVGAALIVAGLYVVIWGKGKEMKRMSQLMMSKRSSETKEVEVVVAITTPSSSPVAIDTSTNNNPSN, encoded by the exons ATGGCTCGTGATCTCTGCAACTTTCTTCATGGGCTGAAACCGGCGATGGTGATGGTGCTAACTCAGATCATCTTTGCTGGGGTTAATGTATTCTATAAGCTGGCAACCAGGGATGGGATGGACCTGCGAATCTTGGTTGCCTACAGATACATCTTCGCCACCATTTTCTTTGCTCCCCTTGCTTTCGTGGTCGAAAG AAATAGCAGACCAAAGTTGACGTGGATGGTCACCTTTCAAGCATTTCTTTGCGGCTTATTTGG GGGGGCATTGGCTCAGAACCTATACTTGTCAAGCTTAATGTTAACCTCAGTGACATTTGCAGCCGCCATGACAAATCTTGTTCCAGCCATAACCTATATCATGGCTGTGGCTCTTGG GCTAGAAAGGCTAGGGATTCAAACTTTAGCGGGAAAAACGAAGATGGTGGGGACTATCATAGGCATAGGAGGGGCAATGGTGTTGACCTTCTACAAAGGGGCTGAGATCAACATTTGGTCAACGAATATTGACCTTACTCATGGGTTTGGGAGCGGTGCTTTCACATCAGCATCACACACGGAGCTTCGTAGTCACATATTGGGCTCATTACTGGCTCTTTGTTGCTGTTTCTCTTATGCAGTCTGGTTGATTGTTCAG ACTAAGATGATCAAGAGGTACCCATGCTACTTATCATGCTCGGCTCTGATGTGTATGATGGGGTCAATTCAGGGTGTCATTTATGCTCTATGCATTGACAGGAAGTGGGAGGAGTGGAAGCTTGGATGGAACATCAGGCTTTGGACAGTGGCTTACGCG GGAATAATGGCATCGGGGCTAATGTTTACGTTGACAACATGGGGGGTAAAGGCAAGGGGTCCACTCTTTGTATCGGTTTTCAATCCTCTAGGACTAGTGTTGGTGGCAATCGTGGACTCCTTACTCCTCAACGAGAAGCTACATGTTGGAAG cgTTGTAGGGGCAGCGTTGATAGTGGCGGGGTTGTATGTGGTGATATGGGGGAAGGGAAAGGAGATGAAAAGGATGTCTCAGCTTATGATGTCCAAGAGGTCCAGTGAAACAAAGGAAGTAGAGGTGGTCGTTGCTATTACCACCCCCTCTTCTTCACCTGTTGCCATTGACACCTCTACCAATAACAACCCTAGCAATTAA
- the LOC122074949 gene encoding WAT1-related protein At1g25270-like isoform X2, producing the protein MARDLCNFLHGLKPAMVMVLTQIIFAGVNVFYKLATRDGMDLRILVAYRYIFATIFFAPLAFVVERNSRPKLTWMVTFQAFLCGLFGGALAQNLYLSSLMLTSVTFAAAMTNLVPAITYIMAVALGLERLGIQTLAGKTKMVGTIIGIGGAMVLTFYKGAEINIWSTNIDLTHGFGSGAFTSASHTELRSHILGSLLALCCCFSYAVWLIVQTKMIKRYPCYLSCSALMCMMGSIQGVIYALCIDRKWEEWKLGWNIRLWTVAYAGIMASGLMFTLTTWGVKARGPLFVSVFNPLGLVLVAIVDSLLLNEKLHVGSVDSGGVVCGDMGEGKGDEKDVSAYDVQEVQ; encoded by the exons ATGGCTCGTGATCTCTGCAACTTTCTTCATGGGCTGAAACCGGCGATGGTGATGGTGCTAACTCAGATCATCTTTGCTGGGGTTAATGTATTCTATAAGCTGGCAACCAGGGATGGGATGGACCTGCGAATCTTGGTTGCCTACAGATACATCTTCGCCACCATTTTCTTTGCTCCCCTTGCTTTCGTGGTCGAAAG AAATAGCAGACCAAAGTTGACGTGGATGGTCACCTTTCAAGCATTTCTTTGCGGCTTATTTGG GGGGGCATTGGCTCAGAACCTATACTTGTCAAGCTTAATGTTAACCTCAGTGACATTTGCAGCCGCCATGACAAATCTTGTTCCAGCCATAACCTATATCATGGCTGTGGCTCTTGG GCTAGAAAGGCTAGGGATTCAAACTTTAGCGGGAAAAACGAAGATGGTGGGGACTATCATAGGCATAGGAGGGGCAATGGTGTTGACCTTCTACAAAGGGGCTGAGATCAACATTTGGTCAACGAATATTGACCTTACTCATGGGTTTGGGAGCGGTGCTTTCACATCAGCATCACACACGGAGCTTCGTAGTCACATATTGGGCTCATTACTGGCTCTTTGTTGCTGTTTCTCTTATGCAGTCTGGTTGATTGTTCAG ACTAAGATGATCAAGAGGTACCCATGCTACTTATCATGCTCGGCTCTGATGTGTATGATGGGGTCAATTCAGGGTGTCATTTATGCTCTATGCATTGACAGGAAGTGGGAGGAGTGGAAGCTTGGATGGAACATCAGGCTTTGGACAGTGGCTTACGCG GGAATAATGGCATCGGGGCTAATGTTTACGTTGACAACATGGGGGGTAAAGGCAAGGGGTCCACTCTTTGTATCGGTTTTCAATCCTCTAGGACTAGTGTTGGTGGCAATCGTGGACTCCTTACTCCTCAACGAGAAGCTACATGTTGGAAG CGTTGATAGTGGCGGGGTTGTATGTGGTGATATGGGGGAAGGGAAAGGAGATGAAAAGGATGTCTCAGCTTATGATGTCCAAGAGGTCCAGTGA
- the LOC122074002 gene encoding trihelix transcription factor DF1-like isoform X1, with translation MMLGVSDSSGNSSGGAASGNQEGDTGVVGGSITVASDAGGGIGGGGEDEKLRSEEGDRNSTGNRWPRQETMALLKIRSDMDVAFRDSTLKGPLWEEISRKLAELGYHRSAKKCKEKFENVFKYHKRTKEGRAARPDGKSYRFFDQLQALDHHHPSLLPPLSPPKPVLQSQSQSPAAPPPMPISATPSAAVPPPPMPITATPTAVAPPPMPPPNVVSREIVPASTPTTTTTVTTTTTTKTADPVPNSSSPLTSSSSSEDESGGSRSRSRKRKKLTDFFEKLMNEVIEKQEMLQKKFLEAIEKRERERVAREEAWKVQEMARMNREHEMIMQERSIAAAKDAAVIAFLQKISEQASTVQSSELLLQLHESQKPNPSPNPVPTPIPIPTPTPTPTPTPTPIPSQQAVQPPSSQAQPSPEKMMVAISRPPPDNAADSFAATTSGGGGGGGGASSSRWPKPEVQALIKLRTSMDVKYQENGPKGPLWEEISASMRKLGYNRNAKRCKEKWENINKYFKKVKESNKKRPEESKTCPYFHQLDALYKEKSQMQLQQQKMDSSSSNNPLGMGIGIGMVPYGVKPENMVMPLRQEPLRPHSDVESENNMDMELEPNQEQEDGDDEDDDDDEDGDFEIVANNSSSMAIVE, from the exons ATGATGTTGGGGGTTTCCGATTCGTCGGGGAATTCAAGTGGTGGTGCTGCTTCTGGGAACCAGGAAGGTGATACGGGTGTTGTTGGTGGGTCAATTACAGTTGCAAGTGATGCTGGTGGAGGAATTGGAGGtggaggagaagatgagaagctGAGAAGTGAAGAGGGCGACCGGAATTCTACCGGAAACCGATGGCCTCGTCAAGAAACTATGGCTCTTTTAAAGATACGGTCTGATATGGACGTTGCTTTCCGTGACTCCACTCTGAAAGGTCCACTATGGGAAGAGATTTCTAG GAAACTTGCAGAGCTGGGTTATCATCGAAGTGCTAAGAAGTGCAAGGAGAAGTTCGAGAACGTGTTCAAGTACCACAAACGCACCAAAGAAGGAAGAGCTGCTAGACCAGACGGTAAAAGCTACCGTTTCTTCGATCAGCTCCAAGCTCTCGACCACCATCACCCTTCCTTACTCCCTCCTCTCTCGCCACCAAAACCAGTGCTCcaatctcaatctcaatctcCGGCGGCACCGCCGCCAATGCCGATCTCGGCCACTCCTTCAGCAGCAGTTCCTCCACCACCAATGCCGATCACAGCCACTCCAACAGCAGTAGCACCACCACCAATGCCACCACCAAATGTGGTGTCTCGAGAGATCGTCCCAGCTTCAACTCCTACAACTACTACAACCGTTACCACTACTACAACTACTAAAACGGCAGATCCTGTGCCCAATTCATCATCTCCACTGACTTCCTCGTCCTCCTCCGAGGATGAATCAGGTGGGAGCCGCTCGCGGAGTAGGAAACGGAAGAAGCTGACGGATTTCTTTGAGAAACTAATGAACGAGGTAATCGAGAAGCAAGAGATGCTACAGAAGAAGTTCTTGGAGGCCATAGAGAAACGAGAACGCGAGAGGGTAGCTAGAGAAGAAGCCTGGAAGGTTCAGGAAATGGCAAGGATGAACCGAGAGCACGAAATGATAATGCAAGAACGTTCCATCGCCGCCGCCAAGGACGCAGCAGTGATCGCATTCTTGCAGAAGATATCGGAACAGGCGAGCACGGTACAGTCCTCGGAGCTGCTATTGCAATTACATGAAAGCCAAAAACCAAACCCAAGCCCAAATCCAGTTCCAactccaattccaattccaactccaactccaactccaactccaactccaactccaattCCATCACAGCAGGCAGTGCAACCGCCGTCAAGCCAAGCACAACCATCGCCGGAGAAGATGATGGTGGCGATCTCAAGGCCGCCACCGGATAATGCTGCCGACAGCTTTGCTGCAACCacgagtggtggtggtggcggtggcggcGGCGCCTCGTCATCTCGATGGCCGAAACCGGAGGTTCAGGCATTGATTAAGCTGAGGACTAGTATGGATGTGAAGTACCAGGAAAATGGGCCCAAAGGACCACTATGGGAGGAGATCTCAGCTTCCATGAGAAAGCTTGGATACAACAGGAACGCCAAGAGATGCAAAGAGAAGTGGGAGAACATCAACAAGTACTTCAAGAAGGTGAAAGAGAGCAACAAGAAGAGACCAGAGGAGTCCAAGACCTGCCCCTATTTCCACCAGCTCGATGCACTCTACAAGGAGAAGAGTCAGATGCAGCTCCAGCAGCAGAAGATGGAcagtagcagcagcaacaaccCATTGGGTATGGGTATAGGTATAGGTATGGTTCCTTACGGAGTGAAGCCGGAGAACATGGTAATGCCGCTCAGGCAAGAACCTCTGCGACCACATTCAGATGTGGAGAGTGAGAACAACATGGATATGGAGCTGGAGCCCAACCAAGAACAAGAAGACGGAGACGAtgaagatgatgacgatgatgaagaCGGAGATTTCGAGATTGTGGCCAACAATTCTTCATCGATGGCCATCGTCGAGTGA